In Aminobacterium sp. MB27-C1, a single genomic region encodes these proteins:
- the lpxA gene encoding acyl-ACP--UDP-N-acetylglucosamine O-acyltransferase, which produces MGATIHPTAIVSPKAEIEDNVVIGPYCIVEDKVHIGEGTVLEAFIHLLDFTELGSTCHIYENTVLGREPQDRDFGGEESWVRIGNNVVIRENVTIHRSSGEGTTTEVGNDCFIMEGVHLGHNVHIGNRVTIANKAGFAGYVTVGDGTVVGGLAGFHQFVRIGRFCMIGGLSKIVKDVPPFLLVDGHPARVHGINRVGLKRAGFSSGERQEIKELYRHLYHAGLPFRTAAQSMPVEGSLAAAEISAFVAQSKRGVTPWPHVIKGDADD; this is translated from the coding sequence ATGGGCGCGACCATTCACCCTACCGCAATAGTATCACCGAAAGCCGAAATTGAAGATAATGTTGTCATAGGTCCCTACTGTATTGTGGAAGACAAAGTCCATATCGGTGAGGGAACTGTGTTGGAAGCGTTTATTCATCTTCTTGATTTTACAGAACTCGGCAGCACATGTCATATCTATGAAAATACAGTTCTTGGCAGAGAACCTCAAGACAGAGATTTTGGTGGTGAAGAGAGCTGGGTTCGCATTGGCAATAATGTTGTTATTAGAGAGAACGTAACTATTCATCGCTCAAGTGGTGAAGGAACGACAACAGAAGTAGGAAATGATTGCTTCATCATGGAAGGAGTCCATCTTGGGCACAACGTGCATATTGGCAACCGAGTAACAATAGCTAATAAAGCAGGTTTTGCCGGATATGTTACGGTGGGTGATGGTACTGTTGTCGGCGGTCTCGCAGGTTTCCATCAATTTGTTCGTATTGGACGTTTCTGTATGATTGGTGGTTTATCAAAGATAGTTAAAGATGTTCCTCCTTTCTTGCTTGTAGATGGTCATCCAGCGCGTGTGCATGGTATAAATCGAGTCGGATTAAAACGGGCAGGCTTTTCTTCTGGAGAGAGACAGGAAATAAAGGAGCTCTATCGACATCTTTACCATGCTGGACTCCCTTTCAGAACGGCAGCTCAAAGTATGCCTGTAGAAGGAAGCCTCGCCGCTGCAGAAATTTCTGCTTTTGTGGCTCAGTCCAAGCGAGGAGTAACGCCATGGCCGCATGTAATTAAGGGAGATGCAGATGATTAA
- the lpxC gene encoding UDP-3-O-acyl-N-acetylglucosamine deacetylase, which translates to MSFLCTVKNPVRFEGVGLHSGKPCSVEINPLYVSRGIVFEIENRSYSLDEAELRGSGRGTELVFSDGAIVRTVEHLMAALYTRNIGQAVIRISGPEMPVLDGSSLAFSKKLKEVGVVETDCETVPFCPWVPIVETDNSKKKILCAFPSDSLSITYAIEYENPVIGTEIYDFRVTSEGFLEEIAPCRTFALEEEMDALRERGLARGGNLENAILVTPHEALNQKGLYFSNEFVRHKILDIIGDLALLGRPLHAHIVAIRTGHDMHLRLVRRLKRMLNRNE; encoded by the coding sequence ATGAGTTTTTTATGTACGGTAAAAAATCCTGTACGTTTTGAAGGTGTTGGTCTCCATTCAGGGAAGCCATGTAGTGTTGAAATCAACCCCTTATATGTGTCGAGAGGTATTGTTTTTGAAATAGAAAATCGTTCTTATAGTCTTGACGAAGCGGAGCTTCGAGGTAGCGGGCGCGGCACGGAGCTTGTTTTTTCAGATGGAGCCATAGTAAGAACAGTTGAACATCTTATGGCTGCTCTTTATACTCGCAACATAGGGCAAGCAGTAATAAGAATCAGCGGTCCTGAAATGCCAGTTTTAGATGGTAGTTCTCTTGCTTTTTCTAAGAAATTGAAAGAAGTAGGAGTTGTAGAGACAGATTGCGAAACAGTGCCCTTTTGTCCTTGGGTACCTATAGTTGAGACAGACAATAGCAAGAAAAAAATTCTTTGCGCTTTTCCAAGTGACTCACTTTCTATAACGTATGCCATTGAGTATGAAAATCCCGTTATAGGAACAGAAATCTATGACTTTAGAGTCACTTCTGAAGGCTTTTTGGAAGAGATTGCTCCTTGTAGAACCTTTGCCTTGGAAGAAGAAATGGATGCCCTGCGTGAAAGAGGGCTTGCCAGGGGCGGAAATCTTGAAAACGCTATTTTAGTAACACCTCATGAAGCTTTAAATCAAAAGGGATTATATTTTTCAAATGAATTTGTTCGACATAAAATATTGGATATTATCGGAGATTTGGCCTTGTTAGGTCGACCTCTCCATGCCCATATAGTAGCCATCCGTACTGGTCATGACATGCACCTTCGTCTTGTACGGCGGTTAAAAAGAATGTTAAACCGGAATGAATGA
- the fabZ gene encoding 3-hydroxyacyl-ACP dehydratase FabZ, with the protein MIDIDRIMKALPHRYPFLLVDRIVSVEENRVVGLKNVTINEPFFQGHFPGEPVMPGVLILEAMGQVAAMMIVCRPNMENKITYLTGVDKARFRRPVRPGDQLITTAEITKIRGHVGKVKAKSEVDGEIAAEAEYSFILAEQLPKEKTEVND; encoded by the coding sequence ATGATTGACATTGATAGAATAATGAAGGCTCTTCCTCACCGTTATCCCTTTCTATTGGTTGATCGCATCGTATCTGTAGAAGAAAATCGAGTTGTTGGTTTGAAAAATGTTACAATCAACGAACCTTTTTTTCAGGGACATTTCCCAGGAGAACCAGTTATGCCTGGAGTGCTGATTCTGGAAGCCATGGGACAAGTAGCAGCAATGATGATTGTTTGTCGTCCCAATATGGAAAATAAGATTACATATTTGACAGGAGTTGACAAGGCCCGCTTCCGTCGCCCCGTTCGACCGGGAGATCAGTTGATTACTACAGCTGAGATAACGAAAATACGAGGCCATGTAGGCAAAGTAAAAGCTAAGAGCGAAGTTGATGGAGAAATTGCTGCGGAAGCCGAGTACAGTTTCATTTTGGCAGAACAACTCCCAAAAGAAAAGACGGAGGTAAACGACTAA
- the lptG gene encoding LPS export ABC transporter permease LptG has translation MKNRGILDRFILREMAGSFFFGVMAFTMVFVAGDLLFQIASLIIEKGISLGVVLRLFVYRLPEVVILTLPMACLLSALLTFGKLSANSEIVALKSSGISFQRILRPVIIGAIFVGIVALILNETVVPFSNRAAENLMRYEVMREKPSILKEQVFLRDESNGQLNRVIYIEKLQPRKGTMNNVLLQEFEGGKIKRITVGKTGLWKDGKWWINDGEVFQVAENGKVELLFRFDRQQFDLNLSPQQVEQASRKPSEMSAIELLTQIRLLQAQGGNKAPLWVLFHLRLAVPWASVVLAILGASLGVRSHRTGSGVGFGLSVMIVFVYYVVMSLCKAFGETEHMPPFLAAWIPNVVFLLVGGYFARKAND, from the coding sequence GTGAAAAATAGAGGAATACTTGACCGATTTATTTTACGGGAAATGGCCGGGTCTTTCTTTTTTGGTGTAATGGCCTTCACCATGGTTTTTGTCGCGGGGGATCTCCTGTTTCAGATAGCCAGTCTGATTATAGAAAAAGGGATCTCTCTTGGTGTTGTGCTACGGCTTTTTGTTTATCGTTTACCTGAAGTTGTCATATTGACTTTGCCTATGGCTTGTTTGCTTTCTGCACTTCTTACCTTTGGAAAACTTTCAGCCAACAGTGAAATTGTTGCGTTAAAATCGTCAGGCATTTCTTTTCAGCGAATCTTACGTCCTGTAATTATTGGGGCCATTTTCGTTGGCATAGTGGCTCTTATATTAAATGAAACAGTAGTCCCTTTTTCTAATCGTGCTGCCGAAAATCTTATGCGGTACGAAGTAATGCGGGAAAAGCCATCTATTCTCAAAGAGCAGGTTTTTCTTCGTGATGAGAGCAACGGGCAGCTCAACAGAGTTATTTATATAGAAAAATTACAACCTCGAAAAGGTACTATGAACAATGTGTTACTGCAGGAATTCGAGGGCGGAAAGATAAAACGTATTACTGTAGGTAAAACTGGTTTATGGAAAGATGGAAAATGGTGGATCAATGACGGAGAGGTTTTTCAGGTAGCAGAGAATGGAAAAGTGGAACTCCTTTTTCGCTTTGATCGTCAGCAATTTGATTTAAACCTCTCTCCACAGCAAGTTGAACAGGCATCCCGTAAACCCAGCGAAATGAGCGCTATTGAATTGTTGACTCAAATACGGTTACTTCAGGCGCAAGGTGGAAACAAGGCTCCCTTATGGGTTCTTTTTCATTTGCGTTTGGCAGTGCCGTGGGCGAGTGTTGTCCTTGCTATCTTGGGCGCAAGTCTTGGCGTTCGTTCGCATAGAACGGGTTCAGGAGTCGGTTTTGGTCTCAGTGTAATGATTGTTTTTGTTTATTACGTCGTGATGTCTCTCTGTAAAGCTTTTGGAGAAACAGAGCACATGCCGCCTTTTTTGGCTGCCTGGATTCCAAATGTAGTGTTTTTACTTGTAGGCGGATACTTTGCACGAAAGGCGAATGATTAA
- the lpxD gene encoding UDP-3-O-(3-hydroxymyristoyl)glucosamine N-acyltransferase: MKNKSDVNMTLGQIAKYIGGKIVGDKEMVVHKLVSPEKSEKGTLSVIWDEKELELLSSDALLVAAQSFFNESRQGIIVEKPREAFANLLHLFDKKTSFSYGIHPTAVVSETACISAAAYVGPLCVIGDDVVIGENVILEGQIFIGERSVVEAGTHIEPQVVLYSDVKVGKNVLIHSGAVIGCDGFGIIPSFHPEARPQKIPQIGGVSIKDDVEIGACTTIDRGTLNDTVIGSGTKIDDHVHIAHNAQIGENCIIVAMSGIAGSAEIGEGVIMAARSGVKDHVKVGSRAQIAAFGGAIKDVPSGIIVSGFPARDHKEHFRAQALYLRLPELFARLKALEKKLSGSGEEK, from the coding sequence ATGAAAAATAAATCTGACGTAAATATGACCTTAGGTCAGATTGCCAAATATATAGGAGGGAAGATCGTAGGGGACAAAGAAATGGTTGTACATAAACTTGTCTCTCCAGAAAAGAGTGAAAAGGGTACTCTCTCAGTAATCTGGGATGAAAAAGAACTGGAGTTACTTTCTTCTGATGCTTTGCTTGTTGCAGCGCAATCTTTTTTTAACGAATCTCGCCAAGGTATTATTGTTGAAAAACCGAGAGAAGCCTTTGCTAATCTTTTACATTTATTTGATAAAAAAACCAGTTTCTCATACGGTATTCATCCTACAGCTGTTGTATCTGAAACGGCATGTATCTCTGCCGCTGCGTATGTCGGTCCTCTTTGTGTTATAGGTGATGATGTTGTAATAGGAGAAAATGTTATTCTTGAAGGGCAGATTTTTATAGGAGAGCGCAGCGTTGTAGAAGCAGGAACACATATTGAACCCCAGGTAGTTTTGTATTCAGATGTGAAGGTGGGGAAAAATGTATTGATTCATAGCGGAGCTGTAATTGGTTGCGATGGTTTTGGTATTATCCCATCATTTCATCCGGAAGCGCGTCCTCAGAAAATACCACAGATTGGTGGCGTTTCCATTAAAGATGATGTCGAAATTGGAGCCTGCACCACTATAGATCGAGGGACTCTCAACGATACCGTTATTGGATCGGGCACAAAGATAGATGATCATGTTCATATAGCTCACAATGCTCAGATAGGAGAAAATTGTATTATAGTCGCCATGTCTGGTATTGCAGGAAGTGCAGAAATAGGGGAAGGCGTTATAATGGCTGCCCGAAGTGGAGTGAAGGATCACGTAAAAGTTGGCTCAAGAGCACAAATAGCGGCTTTTGGCGGGGCAATAAAAGACGTTCCGTCAGGAATAATAGTCTCAGGTTTTCCTGCGCGGGATCACAAAGAGCATTTTAGAGCACAAGCTCTCTACCTTCGTTTACCAGAGCTCTTTGCGCGCCTTAAGGCTCTGGAGAAAAAATTGTCAGGTAGCGGGGAAGAGAAATGA
- a CDS encoding outer membrane protein assembly factor — translation MKRPVLISIICFLFMFFMIQGGWAQDLQVVSRNVKGNEHVVSEHILSTVGTKIGETLNREQLQKDVEAIYELGFFSFVDVELTPEAGGVAVTYVVKENPVIEKIEISGNTIYSDEDLMKLVFTTPGTVFNRVFFRHDLERIQEKYQKDGYVMMRVADVQVENGIINVQIMEPIVGDIIIQGNTKTKRYVIERQIKVKKGDLFNATVLRHSINKLQQLGYFEDVNVGFEPGDTPLATNIVVTVEEKKTASVGLSISHGTESGWSGGLSYGDINWKGRGHKAEIGFETGDNEQYWLTYIEPYMDETHYSWKVGAYKRVWEERGYYRSGDKRLEYDEERVGFYFGAGKKFTHDPRLSWFLTLDWHDVDVYNIKKTSLGTQEDIDDLTKGTTFAAIGTLTRSTLDEYLSYPKGDVIDLNVEHALDFLGADWTYTKYWLQGRYYVPLLGLNDFLDMNLGKEDNPPILAARIKAGFSSGTLPSAERFSIGGSNSLRGYDGGEFEGDEMFLANVEARLPIENAFGFVLFYDAGNAWRDDKNFSLSDLHDSWGVGVRVKTPIGNLRLDYAKGDEENKTHFGFGELF, via the coding sequence GTGAAACGGCCAGTACTTATTTCAATAATATGTTTCCTTTTTATGTTTTTTATGATTCAGGGAGGTTGGGCACAAGATCTCCAGGTAGTTTCTAGAAATGTTAAAGGAAATGAACATGTAGTATCAGAACATATTCTTTCGACCGTAGGAACCAAGATTGGAGAGACTTTGAATCGAGAGCAACTTCAAAAAGATGTGGAAGCCATTTATGAATTAGGATTCTTTTCTTTTGTGGATGTTGAACTTACACCTGAAGCAGGTGGTGTTGCTGTTACATATGTAGTGAAAGAAAATCCAGTTATAGAAAAGATTGAGATTTCTGGAAATACCATCTATAGCGATGAAGATTTGATGAAACTGGTTTTTACGACCCCGGGAACTGTCTTCAATCGTGTCTTTTTTAGGCATGATCTAGAAAGAATTCAGGAAAAGTATCAAAAAGATGGCTACGTAATGATGAGAGTTGCTGATGTCCAGGTAGAAAATGGTATTATAAACGTTCAGATTATGGAACCTATCGTTGGGGATATTATTATTCAGGGAAATACGAAGACGAAACGTTATGTAATTGAACGCCAAATAAAGGTTAAAAAGGGAGATCTTTTTAACGCTACAGTACTTCGCCATTCAATTAATAAGTTACAGCAACTTGGATATTTTGAAGATGTAAATGTCGGATTTGAACCGGGAGACACACCTCTCGCTACTAATATAGTTGTGACGGTTGAAGAAAAAAAGACGGCTTCAGTAGGGCTTTCCATTAGTCATGGTACAGAAAGTGGATGGTCCGGGGGACTCTCTTACGGAGATATAAACTGGAAGGGTAGAGGGCATAAGGCCGAGATTGGTTTTGAAACTGGTGACAACGAACAGTATTGGTTGACATACATAGAGCCGTATATGGATGAAACGCACTATTCGTGGAAAGTTGGCGCTTATAAGCGAGTTTGGGAAGAGCGCGGTTACTATCGCAGTGGAGATAAACGTCTTGAATACGATGAGGAGCGAGTGGGATTTTATTTCGGTGCCGGTAAAAAATTTACCCACGATCCTCGTTTGAGTTGGTTCCTAACTCTTGATTGGCATGATGTAGATGTTTATAACATTAAAAAAACTTCTTTAGGTACACAGGAAGATATTGATGATTTGACAAAGGGTACAACCTTTGCCGCTATTGGAACATTGACAAGAAGCACCCTTGATGAATACTTGAGCTATCCCAAAGGTGATGTTATAGACTTAAACGTTGAACACGCCTTGGATTTCTTGGGAGCTGACTGGACCTATACTAAATACTGGTTGCAAGGACGATATTATGTTCCTCTTTTAGGACTTAACGATTTCTTGGATATGAATTTGGGGAAAGAAGATAATCCTCCAATTTTGGCAGCTCGTATAAAAGCTGGTTTTTCCTCTGGAACCCTCCCATCTGCTGAACGTTTCTCCATTGGAGGATCTAACTCTTTGCGTGGATATGATGGTGGAGAGTTTGAAGGAGACGAAATGTTTTTAGCAAATGTGGAGGCACGACTTCCCATAGAAAATGCTTTTGGCTTTGTCCTCTTTTACGATGCAGGAAACGCTTGGAGAGATGATAAAAACTTCAGTCTTTCTGATCTTCACGATTCCTGGGGGGTCGGTGTAAGAGTAAAAACCCCTATAGGTAATCTGCGACTTGATTATGCTAAGGGAGACGAGGAAAATAAGACTCACTTTGGGTTCGGTGAACTTTTCTAA
- a CDS encoding HAD family hydrolase translates to MIKLLVLDVDGTLTDGGVYLDGRGNEFKRFDIHDGMGIARLRKSGVDVAIISGRYSAATEGRAKELGISLLHNGVKNKYEALQKLASDLSILPSEIAYAGDDINDVECLQWVTFSFAVANAVNEAKIAAKNVTSACGGHGAIREVAEYILAHNRECVTGRGCSEK, encoded by the coding sequence ATGATTAAACTTCTTGTTCTCGACGTAGATGGAACGCTCACTGATGGCGGCGTATATCTAGATGGTCGTGGAAATGAATTTAAGCGTTTTGATATTCATGATGGCATGGGAATCGCCCGTCTTCGTAAAAGTGGGGTTGATGTCGCGATTATTAGTGGGCGTTATTCTGCTGCCACTGAGGGGCGAGCTAAAGAGTTGGGAATTTCATTGCTTCATAACGGAGTAAAAAATAAATACGAAGCCTTACAGAAGTTGGCTTCTGATCTTTCTATCTTGCCTTCGGAAATAGCTTATGCTGGTGACGATATTAATGACGTAGAATGCTTGCAGTGGGTGACATTTAGTTTTGCCGTAGCTAATGCTGTGAATGAAGCAAAAATAGCGGCAAAAAATGTAACATCTGCGTGTGGAGGACATGGAGCCATCAGAGAGGTGGCTGAATATATACTTGCGCATAATAGAGAATGTGTAACGGGACGTGGATGCAGTGAAAAATAG